The genomic DNA GAAATTCCGGAAGGAGCGAAGAACTCAAAGGGTAGAGCGATCCAGAACTTGTTGAACATCGAACCGGATGACAAGGTCAACGCTTTCATTCGCGTAAAGAAGCTGACGACAGACACCGAGTTTATTAATTCGCACTATCTGTTGTTCTGTACAAAGAAAGGTGTGATCAAGAAGACGTTACTGGAAGCATATTCTCGTCCTCGTCAGAATGGTGTAAATGCCATCACATTACGTGAAGACGACGGTCTGATCGAAGTTTGTATGACAAATGGCAATAATGAAGTTCTGATTGCAAACCGTAACGGACGTGCTATCCGTTTCCATGAAAATGCAGTGCGCGTTATGGGCCGTACAGCATCCGGTGTAAGAGGTATGACACTTGATGACGATTCTAACGACGAAGTTGTAGGAATGGTTTGCATTAAGGACAAAGAAAAAGAAACTGTACTGGTTGTGTCCGAACAAGGTTACGGCAAACGTTCTAATATCGAAGATTATCGTATTACGAATCGCGGAGGTAAGGGTGTCAAAACCATCAACATTACGGAAAAGACCGGTAAACTGGTTGCCATCAAGAATGTTACGGAGGAAAACGATATTATGATCATTAATAAATCCGGTATCACAATCCGTATGAAGGTATCCGATCTGAATGTCATCGGACGTGCAACACAAGGGGTACGCCTGATTAATTTAGGAAAACGTAATGACGAAATCGCCTCTGTATGCAAAGTGCTGTCACAGACCGAAGAAGAGATCGCTGAAGAAAAAGCACAGCGTGAAGCTTTAGAAGATGCGGCAATTCATGAACATCCAATAGAGAATACCGATTTCGAAGATGTTTCTGATGATGTCGAAAGCAATGAAAATGCGGACGATACAGAAGGAACAACTGAGGAATAATTTAAACAAATAGAAATATTAATCTCAAATCACTATCACAAATGAAACGAGTATTATTGACAGTTGCACTATGTGTTGCAGCATCTGCCTCTTTCGCACAGAAAAAAGTTGTGAACGAGGCACAGAGTATTGCGAAAGGAAGTAACGCAGATTTCGGAGAAGCCAGAACCTTGATCAAAGGAGCGTTGGAAAATCCGGAAACTAAAGACGATGCTAAAACTTGGTATGTAGCAGGTTTTATCGAAGATCAGCAGTTCAATGCTGAAAGAGCTAAACAAATTCTGGGACAGCAACCCAACGAGCCGGTTATGTACGAAGCTTTGTATGGTATTTTACCTTATTTCCAGAAAGCCTACGAACTGGATCAGTTGCCTAATGAAAAAGGTAAAGTGAAACCTAAATACACAAAAGATATCAAAAGTATCTTGAGCGCAAACCATGTATATCTGTTCAATGGTGGTGCATATTATTTCGATAAACAAGAGTATAAAAAAGCATACGATTTCTTCAACCAATATGTAGAAATATCCGAACTGCCAATGTTCGCAGGGACTCAGACTGCGGAAAAAGACTCTACATTCATGACAGTTCAGTTCTATGCAGCAGCAGCAGCTTCTTTAGCTAAAGATTCCAGATTGGCTATTGCCGCTTTGGAACGTGCTAAAAATACTCCTTATCGTCAATATGATGTTTATCAGTATCTTTGCTACGAATACGGAGAGGCAAGAACTGCTCAGGATTCTGTTATGTTGGAAAAAACATTCGAAGAAGGCATGCAGGTTTTTCCAGATTCGGCATTCTTCTTGAATAACTTGATCAATACATACATCTATTCCAATAGAAATGAAAAAGCATTGGAAATGTTGAATGTTGCAATCCAGAAAAATCCAAATGATGCAAACCTTTACAATGTAATGGGACGTGTTTATGAAACCGGATTAAAAGATTATGCCAATGCTGAAAAGAATTTCCAGATTGCTTTAGAAAAAGATCCGAATTTGACAGATGCGCTTTCTAACATTGGTCGTATCTATTACAATCAAGGAGTGAACAAATTAAGCGAAGCCAATATGATTAATGATAGTAAGAAATACCAGGAGGAATTAAGCATGGCAAAAGATTTGTTCAAAAAAGCTCTTCCTTATTATAAAAAAGCTCATGAAGCTGAACCTGAAAAAATGGACAACATGATCGCTTTGAGAGGTATCTATTACAATCTGAACATGGGGCCGGAATTAGAAGCTATTGAAGCAGAAATGAATAAATAATAGATCGGATAAGATT from Parabacteroides merdae ATCC 43184 includes the following:
- a CDS encoding tetratricopeptide repeat protein produces the protein MKRVLLTVALCVAASASFAQKKVVNEAQSIAKGSNADFGEARTLIKGALENPETKDDAKTWYVAGFIEDQQFNAERAKQILGQQPNEPVMYEALYGILPYFQKAYELDQLPNEKGKVKPKYTKDIKSILSANHVYLFNGGAYYFDKQEYKKAYDFFNQYVEISELPMFAGTQTAEKDSTFMTVQFYAAAAASLAKDSRLAIAALERAKNTPYRQYDVYQYLCYEYGEARTAQDSVMLEKTFEEGMQVFPDSAFFLNNLINTYIYSNRNEKALEMLNVAIQKNPNDANLYNVMGRVYETGLKDYANAEKNFQIALEKDPNLTDALSNIGRIYYNQGVNKLSEANMINDSKKYQEELSMAKDLFKKALPYYKKAHEAEPEKMDNMIALRGIYYNLNMGPELEAIEAEMNK